In a genomic window of Proteobacteria bacterium CG1_02_64_396:
- a CDS encoding tryptophan--tRNA ligase: protein MRTTGRLHLGHYMGVLVNWAKLQETEECFFFAADWHALTTEYANPGLVKASLTGMMVDWLAAGIDPEKATIFVQSWVPEHAELHLLFSMSTPLSWLERVPTYKDQIENLKHKDLGTYGFLGYPLLQSADILVYRADGVPVGEDQVPHIELTREVARRFNHLYGEKVGPDEPPRGPLIEPQALLTPASKLLGTDGRKMSKSYNNFIALGEAEESAKKKIMTMTTDTQRVRRTDPGDPDVCPVFDYHKAFSDQATRDEVAEGCRSAGIGCIDCKKKLWAFMDAELAPIRERVAFWEQRPREIEDLLVGGSLRARREAEKTMAEVRKAMGLPDHEAIRGGAV, encoded by the coding sequence ATGCGCACCACCGGTCGTCTTCACCTCGGGCATTACATGGGGGTGTTGGTCAACTGGGCCAAGCTGCAAGAGACGGAGGAATGCTTCTTCTTTGCCGCCGATTGGCACGCTTTAACCACCGAATATGCCAACCCCGGTCTGGTGAAGGCGTCGCTGACCGGCATGATGGTCGATTGGCTCGCCGCCGGGATCGATCCCGAAAAGGCGACGATTTTTGTGCAGTCCTGGGTGCCGGAGCACGCCGAGCTGCACCTGCTGTTCTCGATGAGCACCCCGCTGTCGTGGCTGGAGCGGGTGCCCACCTATAAAGATCAGATCGAAAACCTCAAACACAAAGATTTGGGGACCTACGGCTTCCTCGGCTACCCGCTGTTGCAAAGCGCCGACATCCTGGTCTACCGGGCCGATGGGGTGCCGGTGGGCGAAGACCAAGTTCCCCACATCGAGCTCACCCGCGAGGTGGCGCGGCGCTTCAATCATTTGTATGGCGAGAAGGTCGGCCCCGACGAGCCGCCCCGTGGCCCGCTGATCGAGCCCCAAGCGCTGCTCACCCCCGCCTCGAAACTGCTGGGGACCGACGGGCGCAAGATGAGCAAGTCGTACAACAACTTCATCGCACTCGGCGAGGCCGAGGAGTCGGCCAAAAAGAAGATCATGACCATGACCACCGACACCCAGCGGGTGCGGCGAACCGACCCAGGCGATCCCGACGTCTGTCCGGTTTTCGACTACCACAAGGCCTTTTCGGATCAGGCGACACGGGACGAAGTCGCCGAGGGGTGCCGCAGCGCCGGGATCGGCTGCATCGATTGCAAGAAAAAGCTCTGGGCGTTTATGGATGCCGAGCTCGCCCCCATCCGCGAGCGCGTCGCCTTCTGGGAGCAGCGCCCCCGTGAGATCGAAGACCTCTTGGTTGGCGGCTCGCTGCGAGCCCGGCGCGAGGCCGAAAAAACCATGGCCGAGGTGCGCAAGGCGATGGGGTTGCCCGACCACGAAGCGATTCGCGGGGGGGCGGTCTGA
- a CDS encoding site-2 protease family protein: MFESELLHNISIWALPVLLAITLHEVAHGWVADRLGDSTARMLGRLTLNPVAHIDPVGTIVVPLGLVIMGSPFLFGWAKPVPVIFRNLNHPKRDMVWVAAAGPISNLLQAMLWVVVLKIAAGLDSDWLAQPLYEMAQAGLLINAILMVFNLIPIPPLDGGRVAVGLLPRGASYQLSRIGPFGFLILLALLMTGMLGAVIGPVIRSVILTLLSLAGIQ; the protein is encoded by the coding sequence ATGTTCGAATCGGAATTGCTCCACAACATCTCCATCTGGGCGCTGCCAGTGCTGCTGGCCATCACCCTGCACGAGGTGGCGCACGGCTGGGTCGCCGACCGGCTGGGCGATTCGACCGCCCGGATGCTGGGGCGGTTGACCCTCAACCCCGTCGCCCACATCGATCCGGTCGGCACCATCGTCGTCCCCCTGGGGCTGGTGATCATGGGCTCTCCCTTTTTGTTCGGCTGGGCCAAGCCGGTGCCGGTGATCTTCCGCAACCTCAACCACCCCAAGCGGGACATGGTCTGGGTGGCGGCGGCGGGGCCGATCAGCAATCTGTTGCAGGCGATGCTTTGGGTCGTCGTACTCAAAATCGCCGCCGGGCTCGATAGCGACTGGCTGGCCCAGCCGCTGTACGAGATGGCCCAGGCAGGGCTGCTTATCAACGCGATTTTGATGGTCTTCAACCTGATCCCGATCCCCCCGCTGGACGGGGGGCGGGTGGCGGTGGGGCTGCTGCCGCGCGGCGCTTCGTATCAGCTGTCCCGTATCGGGCCATTCGGTTTTTTGATTTTATTGGCCCTGCTCATGACCGGTATGCTCGGCGCGGTGATTGGACCGGTCATTCGTAGTGTCATCCTGACCCTGCTCTCTTTGGCGGGCATTCAGTAG